ACCATCTGAGGGCACGCGGCACGGGGTTTCGCTCCCCGTCCGGTGCAGCTAACCGGTCACTTGGCTCCTGCCGCCTCCGCCATGAGGCGGGCCCGCTTCTCGGCACGTGGTTCGGCTCTCCAGCCGGGCAGGAACGCCGACAGCGGCCTCTGAGAGGTCGTCTCCCGCCCGTGGGCCTGTCACAGGCCGTGCGTGGCCCGGAAGAACTGGTCCACGTCGCGGCGGCCGGGCGCGGGCCTCGCCAGGGGTTCGCGGCCGGGGGCACGTAGGCCGTCGAGGAGTACGCCGATGTGCCGGTCGGCCAGGTCCGCGACGGCTTCGCCGCTGTCAGGGGCGGGCAGGTGTCGAGGCGGGATGGAGTTCAGCATCAGTACGACGTCGTAGGCGTTCACGTCGTCCCGCAGCACCCCCGCCTGCTGCGCTCCGGTCACCAAGTCCTCCAGCGCGCCGAGCAGTTCGGTGCGGACGGCGGCGAGTTCGGGGCCCGGCTCCTTGGCCCGTCCGCAGCTCACGGGGAAGAGCTGGCCACTGCGCAGGCGCGTCATGTGACGTT
This sequence is a window from Streptomyces sp. NBC_01775. Protein-coding genes within it:
- a CDS encoding SbtR family transcriptional regulator; protein product: MTRLRSGQLFPVSCGRAKEPGPELAAVRTELLGALEDLVTGAQQAGVLRDDVNAYDVVLMLNSIPPRHLPAPDSGEAVADLADRHIGVLLDGLRAPGREPLARPAPGRRDVDQFFRATHGL